The DNA segment GCATGAAGGAAACACTGGTGTGCCTCAAGGAACAGAGTTCGCGGCGGGTAGTGGCGACCTTTCTGGAGATTGTCCGCGAAAGCCTGCGCGAAGATCAGCCTGAAGCCAACTCGAAGAACGCCTGAATCAAGCGCAATTCCCGGCGCCGCTCCATGCAGCCGAGCATATGTTGGTTCAGCAGCCCGTCGCCACGGATGGGAATAGCATGCACCCGCGGATCGCGGCTGACTTCCACCGACGACACCACGCCCACCCCCAACTCGGCAGCCACCGCTTCCGTCACCGCTTCGCGGCTGTCCAGTTCCAGCAACACCCTGGGCTGCACGCTGGCCTTGGCACAGGCGTCGTCGAAGGTGCGGCGGGTAATGGAACTGGGCTCGCGCAGTACCATGATCACCTGGTCCAACTGCTCCAGACGGATACCCGCCGGGTCCGCCAGCCACGGATGGCCAGCCGGTACCAAGGCGCAGATACGGGATTCGTTCAAGGGTTGCAGGTGCACGCCCTTGCGCGGCTCGACTTCGGTCAACACGGCCACATCCGCGTGCTCGGACAGCAGCGCCGCCAGGGTTTCCTGGGCATTGCCCAGGCGCAGGTTGACGGTAATCCCCGGGTAACGGGCACGCAGCTTGGCCAGCATCGGCATGACCATATGCGGGCCATCCGCCGCCACTTCCAGGCGCCCGGTGAGCAATTGGCGGTTGGCTTCGAGCAGGGTCTGCGCTTCATCCACCAGGCCGAAGATACTGCGGGTAATGGCCGCCAGCTTGATGCCCTCCTCCGTCAACTCGACGCGCCGCGCGGTACGCCGCAGCAGGGTGATCTGGTAGTGCTCTTCCAGCGCCTTGATATGCCCGGTCACGGCTGGCTGGCTGATAAACAGGCGTGCGGCGGCACGGGTAAAACTGCCGTCCCGGGCCACGGCGTCAAATGCACGGAGTTGGAAAAGATTCATAGCTATCGGCCTCACTGATGGCTGGCATAACAACAAACAATTTGATTGATGACAAGCCAAACTGCAATTTATGTCCCGTAGCTTCATCCCACTGCTTTGCGAGGACATGAGAATGAGTACTGCCGCGCCGATCCTGCTCACACCTGGGCCCCTGACCACCTCCGCCCGCACCCGCCAGGCGATGATGGTTGACTGGGGTTCGTGGGATGACCGCTTCAACCAACTGACCGCCAGCCTCTGCGAGCAACTGCTGGCGATCATCAACGGTGGCGACAGCCATCACTGCGTGCCCTTGCAGGGCAGCGGCACGTTCGCCGTCGAAGCGGCCATCGGCACCCTGGTACCCCGCGATGGCAAGGTACTGGTGCTGATCAACGGCGCGTACGGCAAGCGCCTGGCGAAGATCTGCGAAGTGCTGGGCCGCCCGTTCAGCACCTTCGAAACCGCCGAAGACCAGCCCACCACCGCCGCCGATGTCGACCGGCTGTTGCAGGCTGACAGCAGCATCACCCATATCGCGCTGATCCACTGCGAAACCAGCACCGGCATCCTCAACCCACTGCCGGAGATCGCCCAGGTCATCCAGCGCCACGGCAAGCACCTGATCATCGACGCCATGAGCTCCTTTGGCGCGCTGCCCATCGACGCCGCCCAGGTGCCGTTCGATGCACTGATCGCCGCCTCCGGCAAATGCCTGGAAGGCGTGCCAGGCATGGGTTTTGTGTTTGCGAAAAAAGAGGCCCTGGCCGCGGCCCAGGGCAACAGCCACTCCCTGGCCATGGATTTGTTCGACCAGCACGCCTACATGGCCAAGACCGGGCAATGGCGCTTTACCCCGCCGACCCACGTGGTGGCCGCCCTGCATGAAGCGCTGCTGCAATACAACGAAGAAGGCGGCTTGCCGGCGCGCCATCAGCGCTATGCAGCCAACTGCCAGACGCTGCTGGATGGCATGGCCGACCTGGGCCTGCGCAGCTTCCTGCCGAGCGCGATCCAGGCGCCGATCATCGTCACCTTCCATGCGCCGAACGATCCGCGCTACCAGTTCAAAGACTTCTACGAGCGGGTCAAGGCCAAGGGTTTCATTCTGTATCCGGGCAAATTGACCCAAGTCGAGACCTTCCGCGTCGGCTGCATCGGCCATGTCAACCAGGCCGAGATGCAAGCCGCGGTGGCGGCGATTGCCCAGGCGCTGCAAGAGATGGAAGTACTCAAAATCTGATTCCCTCGGCGACGGGGCCTCACGGCCGCCATCGCCGGCAAGCCGACTCCTACCCCTTACTGACAGGATTTAAACCATGAACTATCAGAACCCCAACACCCTGCAGGCCGCCATCCTTGACTGGGCCGGCACCGTGGTCGACTTCGGCTCCTTCGCGCCTACGCAGATTTTTGTCGAAGCGTTTGCCGAGTTCGACGTGCAGGTCTCCATCGAAGAAGCCCGTGGCCCGATGGGCATGGGCAAGTGGGACCACATCCGCACCCTGTGCGATCAGCCGCAAGTCGCCGAGCGCTACCGCAAGGCCTTCGGCCGCACGCCGACCGACGATGACGTGACCGCCATCTACGAGCGCTTCATGCCGTTGCAGATCGAGAAGATCGCCGAACACTCGGCGCTGATTCCCGGCGCCCTGGAGACCATTGCCGCGCTGCGTGCGCAAGGGATCAAGATCGGCTCCTGCTCCGGCTACCCCAAGCAAGTGATGGACAAAGTGGTCGAGTTGGCCGCCACCAACGGCTACATCGCCGACCACGTCGTGGCCACCGACGAAGTACCCAATGGCCGCCCATGGCCGGCCCAAGCCCTGGCCAACGTGATCGCCCTGGGCATCGATGACGTGGCGGCCTGCGTGAAGATCGACGACACCGTGCCGGGCATCCTCGAAGGCCGCCGCGCCGGGATGTGGACCGTGGCGCTGACCTGCTCAGGCAACGCCCTGGGCCTGACCTACGAGCAGTTCCGCGCCCTGGACCCGGCGACCCTGGCCAGTGAACGCCAGCGCATCGAAACGCTGTTTGCCGGCTCGCGCCCGCACTACCTGATCGAC comes from the Pseudomonas shahriarae genome and includes:
- a CDS encoding LysR substrate-binding domain-containing protein; this translates as MNLFQLRAFDAVARDGSFTRAAARLFISQPAVTGHIKALEEHYQITLLRRTARRVELTEEGIKLAAITRSIFGLVDEAQTLLEANRQLLTGRLEVAADGPHMVMPMLAKLRARYPGITVNLRLGNAQETLAALLSEHADVAVLTEVEPRKGVHLQPLNESRICALVPAGHPWLADPAGIRLEQLDQVIMVLREPSSITRRTFDDACAKASVQPRVLLELDSREAVTEAVAAELGVGVVSSVEVSRDPRVHAIPIRGDGLLNQHMLGCMERRRELRLIQAFFELASG
- a CDS encoding 2-aminoethylphosphonate--pyruvate transaminase — its product is MSTAAPILLTPGPLTTSARTRQAMMVDWGSWDDRFNQLTASLCEQLLAIINGGDSHHCVPLQGSGTFAVEAAIGTLVPRDGKVLVLINGAYGKRLAKICEVLGRPFSTFETAEDQPTTAADVDRLLQADSSITHIALIHCETSTGILNPLPEIAQVIQRHGKHLIIDAMSSFGALPIDAAQVPFDALIAASGKCLEGVPGMGFVFAKKEALAAAQGNSHSLAMDLFDQHAYMAKTGQWRFTPPTHVVAALHEALLQYNEEGGLPARHQRYAANCQTLLDGMADLGLRSFLPSAIQAPIIVTFHAPNDPRYQFKDFYERVKAKGFILYPGKLTQVETFRVGCIGHVNQAEMQAAVAAIAQALQEMEVLKI
- the phnX gene encoding phosphonoacetaldehyde hydrolase, which translates into the protein MNYQNPNTLQAAILDWAGTVVDFGSFAPTQIFVEAFAEFDVQVSIEEARGPMGMGKWDHIRTLCDQPQVAERYRKAFGRTPTDDDVTAIYERFMPLQIEKIAEHSALIPGALETIAALRAQGIKIGSCSGYPKQVMDKVVELAATNGYIADHVVATDEVPNGRPWPAQALANVIALGIDDVAACVKIDDTVPGILEGRRAGMWTVALTCSGNALGLTYEQFRALDPATLASERQRIETLFAGSRPHYLIDTITDLPGVIADINQRLARGEMPQSA